In Massilia violaceinigra, one DNA window encodes the following:
- a CDS encoding TolC family outer membrane protein, whose translation MTFHLIALRQSRRLKTVAAAAAMLLASSGASAINLQQAYQQALQNDPTYRAAFYENQSGKENAILGRAGLLPNVQANYNASKNRADIQTPTSVTEPEYISRVSTIQLRQALFNVDAYARFKQGKAQAMLSDQMFSVRGQELLLRVIGAYFDALFTDEQVALIQAQRDAYMEQSAVNERLLKHGEGTRTDVLEVQARLELAEAQLIEAKDNQATARNALSGMVGGDIGTLVGLNDTFRMLPLAPTGVEEWKALALKQNPELAAQTLALEVAKQEILKARAGHAPRLDFVASYSKNTSETINTYNQESTVRAIGIQLNVPLYAGGAVNATSRQAVAGLERARADLQAKTDKALIEVSKQFSAVQSGTAKVNALNRAVESSNLLIKATEQSIKGGVRINLDLLNAQQQLFTAKRDLAQARYGYLLASLRLRAAAGTLGSDDVNRLASYFR comes from the coding sequence ATGACGTTTCACCTGATTGCCTTACGCCAGAGCCGGCGCCTGAAAACGGTGGCCGCCGCCGCCGCCATGCTGCTTGCCAGCAGCGGCGCCAGCGCCATCAATCTGCAGCAAGCCTACCAGCAGGCGCTGCAGAACGATCCGACTTACCGCGCCGCTTTCTATGAAAACCAGAGCGGCAAGGAAAATGCGATCCTGGGCCGTGCCGGCCTGCTGCCGAACGTGCAAGCCAATTACAACGCGAGCAAGAACCGCGCCGATATCCAGACGCCGACCTCGGTGACCGAGCCGGAATACATCAGCCGGGTGTCCACCATCCAGCTGCGCCAGGCCCTGTTCAACGTGGACGCCTATGCGCGCTTCAAGCAGGGCAAGGCCCAGGCAATGCTGAGCGACCAGATGTTCAGCGTGCGCGGCCAGGAATTGCTGCTGCGCGTGATCGGCGCCTATTTCGACGCCTTGTTCACCGATGAGCAGGTCGCCCTGATCCAGGCCCAGCGCGACGCCTACATGGAGCAGAGCGCCGTCAACGAGCGCCTGCTCAAGCACGGCGAAGGCACCCGCACCGACGTGCTCGAAGTGCAGGCGCGCCTGGAACTGGCCGAAGCCCAGCTGATCGAAGCGAAGGATAACCAGGCCACCGCCAGGAATGCCTTGAGCGGCATGGTCGGCGGCGACATCGGCACCCTGGTCGGCCTGAACGACACCTTCCGCATGCTGCCGCTGGCGCCGACCGGCGTGGAAGAGTGGAAGGCGCTGGCGCTCAAGCAAAATCCCGAGCTGGCAGCCCAGACCCTCGCGCTCGAAGTGGCCAAGCAGGAAATCCTCAAGGCCCGCGCCGGCCATGCGCCGCGCCTCGATTTTGTGGCTTCCTACAGCAAGAACACGTCCGAAACGATCAATACCTACAACCAGGAATCGACCGTGCGCGCGATCGGCATCCAGCTCAACGTGCCGCTGTATGCGGGCGGTGCGGTCAACGCCACGTCGCGCCAGGCCGTCGCCGGCCTGGAACGCGCCCGCGCCGACCTGCAGGCCAAGACCGACAAGGCCCTGATCGAAGTGAGCAAGCAGTTCAGCGCGGTGCAAAGCGGCACCGCCAAGGTCAACGCGCTCAACCGCGCGGTGGAGTCGAGCAATCTGCTGATCAAGGCGACCGAACAAAGCATCAAGGGCGGCGTGCGCATCAACCTCGATCTGCTCAACGCCCAGCAGCAATTGTTTACCGCCAAGCGCGACCTGGCCCA